From one Malus sylvestris chromosome 1, drMalSylv7.2, whole genome shotgun sequence genomic stretch:
- the LOC126630578 gene encoding uncharacterized protein LOC126630578 isoform X1 produces the protein MEACGVVTAVGIGVIGRRVGDLVAYVGTPMGSYAEEQILPANKVVPVPPSIDPIVATSVLLKGMTAQVLLRQSFKVKPGHTVLVHAAAGGVGSLLCQWANALGATVIGTVSTKEKTAQAKDDGCHHIIVYTEEDFVARVTEITSDNGVDVVYDSVGKDTFHGSLACLKTRGYMVSFGQASGAIDPVPLSALAAKSLFLTRPALFQYTAARDKLLEVAGEVFANVASGVFRVRVNHKYPLSHAAKAHADLENRKTSGSAVLIP, from the exons ATGGAAGCTTGTGGAGTTGTGACAGCAGTAggaattggagtaataggcAGGCGAGTTGGAGATCTGGTGGCCTATGTTGGTACTCCGATGGGGTCATATGCGGAAGAGCAGATCCTTCCTGCAAACAAAGTGGTGCCCGTTCCCCCTTCAATTGATCCTATTGTTGCAACATCCGTATTGCTTAAGGGTATGACAGCTCAGGTTCTACTACGGCAGTCTTTCAAG GTCAAACCAGGACATACAGTCCTTGTTCACGCAGCAGCTGGTGGAGTTGGATCCCTTTTATGCCAGTGGGCTAATGCGCTTGGTGCAACTGTCATTGGAACTGTATCAACGAAAGAGAAGACAGCTCAGGCCAAGGATGATGGGTGTCACCATATCATAGTCTACACGGAAGAGGATTTTGTTGCTCGAGTGACAGAAATAACATCTGACAATGGGGTTGATGTTGTCTATGATTCTGTAGGGAAGGATACCTTTCAC GGATCATTGGCATGCTTGAAGACTCGTGGATACATGGTGAGTTTCGGGCAAGCATCAGGTGCAATTGATCCGGTCCCACTATCAGCTCTTGCAGCAAAGTCACTATTCCTGACCCGGCCGGCCCTGTTCCAGTACACTGCAGCTCGAGACAAATTGTTAGAGGTTGCGGGAGAGGTTTTTGCTAATGTTGCATCAGGGGTATTCCGCGTTCGAGTAAATCACAAATACCCATTGTCTCACGCAGCAAAAGCTCATGCAGACCTCGAGAACAGGAAAACATCCGGCTCGGCCGTGCTTATACCTTAA